The DNA sequence AGTAACGTAGAATTGAAGAGGATTGTCCAATTAAAGCGATGAAACATTGGCAGATTATGAACTGAAACATGAAACAAAGCCTACCTTGTTGTGCATAAGAATGGCACATCCAGGCTTCAACTGGTCTCCGGACCAACAGACGACGACACAATCGCATGATTCTCATCGATCAGCTCCTCCAGATTCCCGACACTCATCGGCGAGCCACGAAGGTCTTCGACCTTAGATCtatcttcttcattcttctcttcctCCATGAGCAAATAGTCCTTGACTCGCTTGAGCTTCAGAAGCCTGAGCTTGCACTTGGTGTGAGGGGTGACCGTCGGGATACGGGCGGCGGCGTCGGGATCCTTCTGTTTTCTCTGCTTGCGGCCGACGCGCGACGGAGGCGCCGCTGGCTCAAATTTCTTGTCCTTCTTGTTGGGGTCCTCGTGCTTCCAGTCACCGGGAAGATCCCTTGCCGGTTGGTTCCGCCGGGAGTGCCCTGACCCATTTTTGGTTAAGAGAGGGAGAAAAGATGTGTTTATTCAAGTCAAAATAAGGCATAAATAGTTCGAGAGAATGGGGACGACACGAGTATCGAAAACAAGTTCGAAGAGATCTGGATAGACTTGGACCATAACCTTAAAAGTCGGAGTTTCAAAGTGTATTTAAACCAAAATGAGGCATAAACAAAGTTCGAGAGAATGAAGGCGACACGAATATCAAAAACAAGCTCGAAGAGACCTGGATAGGCTCTGGCCATAACCTTAAAAGTCGGAGTTTCAGAGTGTTTATTCAAGCCAAAATGATGGATAAACAAAGTTCGAGAGAAGGAAGACGACACGAGTATCGAAAACAAGCTCGAAGAGAGCTACACAGACTCATGTCATAACCTTAAAAGTTAGAGTTTGATAATAGGGACAACACGAGTATCAAAGACAAGCTCGAAGAGAGCTAGATAGACTCGGACCACAACCTTAGAGGTCGGaattttgatatgaatttCGACATACGACTTTATAGTTACGTCTAGTTATGCGAGAgataagttttaatttaaagcatttaaattaatatttaatatattaaatattaaaatagaaaaatgtatttaattttaaacttttaaaaatatatatttagttgagattcaaattatttaaattaatatttaatatataaatattaaaagataaaaatatatttaattttaaatttttgaatcaaattaattaaagataatatcggttaaaatttaatatgatttaaacACGATTTATAAATAGAACTCTTGtgtcgagaaaaaaaaacatttcacTTAGAAATTCAGAAATTTGCTCGTAGAATTTAAAGACCTATGATGACGACCTCCATATTTATTCATTGTAAGTTTGTTtaacctttaattttatttcgaTCTTGATAAAATGTAATCGATTTCATTGCTTTCACTACATGAATGAAtcgttcattttttttttttctttctatcgGGTTAGTTGTATtagtttattgtattaaaGCGTTAAAAACACGAACATTCAACAAATTTCATGTTGGCCCCTAAGTATGTTTTTCATCTCATCTCACGAAcgcttctattttttttttcatgtcatTCTGCAATAGGATCGTTGACAGTATTAACAATTTTTGTGTTAGCGTTAGGAATAACAGATCTTTCCAATATCTCTATATCCATCATCTCATACCAACGAAGATATTGTTTCTTACATACTCgtgatctttctttttcattgctAATGTCGGACTTCGATCAGACTCTCAATAGTTAGATCTAAAAGTAACGACTATAttccttttaaattaatatttgaacgAGATTTTTTTGTAGGTAAAagtaatttcattaattactATAACCCTCTTATTTACTAGGCTCTCCTCCTATTTACtagattaaaagaaaacgagGTATAGTCGGCAAAAAAAGATACGGGAATGATACTCGTcaatatacttttaaatgcCTAAATTTAGATCTCATacttaatcttaaaattattttataatttatattaactttatttttatatatatagtttttcaaaattaaatttgtttacgTATGTCCTCAAATGACCTACTCATCCAAACCCCCTCGATTCCCCAACTCAAACCGTAAAAGTTGAGTCGAgtcactttttttcttctcaatttgggttgagttagaCTTCCAACGAACAAAAAATTTGGCTCAGTTTGTGAACTGTAATGTTATGGGTTGGTTCAACCCTGACCTAATAgatagaaatttgaatatttaaccTCGAGAAAACTAGGTATCTTTAATTTGTGGATTACGAGATCTTTTTTGATTGAGTTGTTCGAGTCAtttattcaaacttttaaataaaatatttatatattaaaaaatagttaaaaattatattaacataatatatgcatatataataatttttaaaattaaccatgGTTTAGTTTTAGGGGAGCCTATGAGCCAATATAATTCCTAtcgttttcatttatttgagcTCAACTCAGCTCAAATAAGTTCACAACCCAGTATGAATTGGGTTGTGTTGATCGAATTTTTTGGGTCATTAGGATTTTTAAACACCTataatgtgatgtcccacattggttgggaggagaacaaaccgtgtgaaaaccttcccctagcatgCACGTTTTAAACcccccgaaagggaaagcccaaagaagacaatatctgctagcggtagatctgggtcgttgcaaatggcatcagagccggacaccggacgatgtgtcagccttctcgttgttccctgAAGAGGGTAGACacggcggtgtgccagtaagaacgttgggccccaaagggggtggatttgggggcggtctcACATctattggagaaaggaaagagtgccagcaaggacgctggaccccaaaggggagtggattgtgatgtcccacaaccaaacaaaccaccatttataagggtggggAAGTCTTCCTCatcaaatgcgttttaaagcctcgagtgaaaagtccaaagagaacaatatctgttagtggtggatctggacCGTTACATCTAATCTTTGAGTAATGCTCGTTTTGGCATCGGAGATATAACCCGGGACATGGGAAAAGTGAGAAAACTATAGAGAAGTAGAGAGATAGATGAGCAAAGATGAAAGGGAGAGAGTTGTAAATGAAGAGGGCAAATATTGGAAGTCCTGAAATGGTGGGTAATGGGTAATGGGTAATGGGTAATGGGTAATGGGTAATTGTGTTGGCAATGGCAATAAGCCAAATTGAAGCCAAAAAGTGGTAAATaatggcaatggcaatggcATATCCTTGGAGGAGATAAATAAGATGCTGATACGAATGCAAAAACCAGGTGGTGCCACGTGGGACGCTACCTGGCAAACAGGGATCGCATCTTCGCTTCGAACAACCATCCTCCTCTGAATCAGAGAAAGGGGGGGAAAACAGCGTCTATGGCGGTCGTCTTTTCCAATCCATTCCAATAATCTTCTTAGTTTCATCGTTATTTCGTACTCCTTTTGTCTGGGGATGGTCACTCTCTACCTCGGACTCCCCAAATTCAGTACCctgtaagttttttttgttcctttccaAAGGAGGAGGATGATTATGCATCATTTTAGTTGTGAACGAATACTGTTTAGCCTCGAATTCCCATATGGGGTTGTTAGTTTTTCATTGCCCTAGTGCTGTTTGATTCGTTCTTCGACACCCATAATCCCCGCTTCTTTGTTACTTCGAGGATTTTAATGATCTCTTGATCTGTTTTTAGGATTTCTCcattgtttttggtttctggGGTTCCTTGTAGGCGTTGTTTTTTAATGATTCTGGTCTTGTTTTGGTTGATTTGTTgcgatttttgtttttgaagaaACCCTTTTAGAATGATTTTGtcgggattttttttttgattccTGATGATTTATCAAATGGGTATTGAGAAACTGAAGAATTTGGCTCGTTGATGAGTTGATTTCTGGGTTGATTACGAATTTTTGGTTTGTGCTATTGTTGTGGTGTGTGATTTGAGTATATACATGTTTGGGCAAGAGTAAGAATTGTATCGATTAGTGACATTCGAATATCAGGCTGTAAACAGATGGATAGCCCGACGACGACGCAAAGCTCAGCTCCTAATTCGTCACCAGTCTCGAATCCTGGTTCGAATGATGAAACCCCACGTGTTAAATTCCTGTGTAGTTTCTTGGGGAATATAATGCCTCGACCCCAAGATAGTAAGCTTCGGTATGTTGGGGGCGAGACGAGGATTGTGAGCGTTCCGAGGGATACGACATATGAGGAGTTGATGATTAAGATGAAGGAACTTTATGAAGGGGCTGCTGTGTTGAAGTACCAGCAACCAGATGAGGATCTTGATGCTCTTGTGTCTGTTgtgaatgatgatgatgtgattaACATGATGGAAGAGTATGATAAGGTGGGTTCGGGAGACGGGTTCACTAGGCTCAGGATATTCTTGTTTTCGCATCCTGATCAAGATGGTTCTTTGTCGTTTGTCGATGGCGATGAGAGGAATACCGAGAGACGATATGTGGATGCCcttaataattcaaatgacATTAATGATTTTGTTAGACAGCAGCAGCCAGATTCCCCTGTAATCAATGGCATAGACGATGTGCACGGGTCAGAACATTTTTTGAATCCGTTGAATATCGAAGGTAGTCTTCACTCCCAGAGGAGTTGCGAGCCGTTGTCACAATATCACCTGCATCAGCTCACAATTCCTCATGTTGGATCTGGGCAGCAACAACAATCTGTAACTCAAAGGTATGGTGAAATGGAAGCTCCATGGAGTCCTGCTTTACTTTCACCCAGGCATCACGGTCCGTTTGATTCAAGACCAGTCAGCGAATATCCATCTTCTCCATCCGCACGGTACCGTATGCCATTCCCGGAGTTCCCAGATAAATATTTGGAAAGAATGCCTGAAGACTATGCGAGGCAGCAAATGACTCACCAACACATGTATGAACATCAACCGCTATATAACGAGAATGTTGTCTGGATGCCAAATGGAACAATTACTGAAAAGTCAGGTTTTCCGGGTAATATATTACACGGACATGGTGTTCCTGATGCGAATAGTTCTTGTGAAAAGTGCCGAGCCAATTTCCATCGGTATCAAACACCCGTGGAGCAAGCTACGATGTTAAATGGACTTCCTCCTGAATACCCTCAGAATAGGGAGGCCCTGATGCAAAAAGCCGACATGAAGTTTCGTCATGGTAATTTCCCAAATGAGCAAAATATTAACGATCATCGACCTGCTTATAATGACACACCTCCCCACGAGAGAGGATGGATTATGCAGCATCAGATGAGTGTTCGGGGGGGTGACACGAGAGCACATGTTTCTGGAGTGGGACGATTGAATGATCACTACATTGTGGATGGTTCTGGTTCAAATTTTCCTCCTACACAAAGTAATGTAACTGATGGCTACCATGCTTCCCCGAATTTTCATGATGAGGTGTTTCGTGACCCAGTTTTGCCTAGCGGACCGCATATGTGTGTTCCTCCTGCTGAAGATCGTGGCGTTGGCTATATGAATATGTCGTATGGATATGGAGGAGATCTTCCGATGGCACACAGGCAAATCCCGCCTGGAAATGCCTTGTGGCGAAATGTTCAGAATCCATTGCATATTTCTCCCCCTTATGATGGATCCGTTTCCCTTCAGCACGGGAATGCTACTGTAAATCCGGGATATATCAGAGGTATGCAGGAGGGTAGTCCACGGATTCATATCGGCATGGACCACCAAAATCCTTGGAATGAATCCTCACAAAAAATGTTGGGTATCGACGGAGCAACTGGTTCAGAGCATTTACCTCCGCATGTTTCGAAGACTAACTCCACTATTATGGAACATATCCTACCACATCTAGATAAGGTAAACCTGGTCGACTCGTCTGCGCAGTGGTCGGATTCTTCTTCAGGATTTGTTCATGAAAAAGTTGTTGCACCGTTTCATTCTAGCCAAAATCCACAACCGAGTGCGGTTAGTGTGGTTAATGAAGCTATGATgatggaaagaaaaattgtgCCTGTAGAAGGAGACAGACACGTCGTAACCGATATGGGGAAAGTTGACATCGCCGATGTACACACTGTTTCTCATCAAGAGCAGAAAAACACTGATGATACATATTCCAAGGTCGCACCCCCTGAACTGTTAAATTCAAATTGCATGAACGATGCAGTAGAGAACGGTGATAGCTTGGAACCGGCCGAGGAGACTCTAGAAGAGCCAAAACTTTCTGTCGACCGTCTGAGATTTTTACCCGAGTTGATTGCATCTGTGAAGCGAGCAGCATTGGAAGTATCTGAAGGGGCAATGATTGAAGAAACAGCTTCAGGGAGACCTGATTCAATCGACAAAAAAGAGGCTGCAAACGAGGTAGACTCCTTGATTAGGACTAAGCAATTAAGCAATTTTCTCTCGTTCGACGATATTTTTTCGtgttgtttatgtttttgttgttttatttggcATACAGAATGCGCACGAGAAACCCGAGTTGGAAACTGAGAATGACAATCAAAGCTCTGGAATTGAGCCAACAAAggcagaagcagaagcaatATCAAGAGGATTACAAGTAATGATGCTCATCTTCTTTCACCTCGTACTTATGGTCGATTTCCTGGAACGCTCTTGGCTATTCCTTGCGTTCATTACGACTTTTCTTATGCGttgattctttttccttgtGTTTGTTGTTCAGACGATTAAAAACGATGATCTGGAGGAGATTCGTGAACTCGGGTCGGGAACCTATGGTGCTGTTTATCATGGGAAATGGAGAGGTTCGGATGTCGCAATAAAGAGGATCAAAGCTAGCTGTTTTTCTGGTCGGCCCTCGGAAAGGGAACGTCTGGTAGAATCTTGAACTTATTGCT is a window from the Cucurbita pepo subsp. pepo cultivar mu-cu-16 chromosome LG07, ASM280686v2, whole genome shotgun sequence genome containing:
- the LOC111798390 gene encoding uncharacterized protein LOC111798390, with translation MDSPTTTQSSAPNSSPVSNPGSNDETPRVKFLCSFLGNIMPRPQDSKLRYVGGETRIVSVPRDTTYEELMIKMKELYEGAAVLKYQQPDEDLDALVSVVNDDDVINMMEEYDKVGSGDGFTRLRIFLFSHPDQDGSLSFVDGDERNTERRYVDALNNSNDINDFVRQQQPDSPVINGIDDVHGSEHFLNPLNIEGSLHSQRSCEPLSQYHLHQLTIPHVGSGQQQQSVTQRYGEMEAPWSPALLSPRHHGPFDSRPVSEYPSSPSARYRMPFPEFPDKYLERMPEDYARQQMTHQHMYEHQPLYNENVVWMPNGTITEKSGFPGNILHGHGVPDANSSCEKCRANFHRYQTPVEQATMLNGLPPEYPQNREALMQKADMKFRHGNFPNEQNINDHRPAYNDTPPHERGWIMQHQMSVRGGDTRAHVSGVGRLNDHYIVDGSGSNFPPTQSNVTDGYHASPNFHDEVFRDPVLPSGPHMCVPPAEDRGVGYMNMSYGYGGDLPMAHRQIPPGNALWRNVQNPLHISPPYDGSVSLQHGNATVNPGYIRGMQEGSPRIHIGMDHQNPWNESSQKMLGIDGATGSEHLPPHVSKTNSTIMEHILPHLDKVNLVDSSAQWSDSSSGFVHEKVVAPFHSSQNPQPSAVSVVNEAMMMERKIVPVEGDRHVVTDMGKVDIADVHTVSHQEQKNTDDTYSKVAPPELLNSNCMNDAVENGDSLEPAEETLEEPKLSVDRLRFLPELIASVKRAALEVSEGAMIEETASGRPDSIDKKEAANENAHEKPELETENDNQSSGIEPTKAEAEAISRGLQTIKNDDLEEIRELGSGTYGAVYHGKWRGSDVAIKRIKASCFSGRPSERERLIADFWKEALMLSSLHHPNVVAFYGIVRDGPDGSLATVTEFMVNGSLKQFLHKKDRTIDRRKRLIIAMDAAFGMEYLHGKNIVHFDLKCENLLVNMRDPHRPVCKIGDLGLSKVRQHTLVSGGVRGTLPWMAPELLSGKSNMVTEKIDVYSFGIVMWELLTGDEPYSDMHCASIIGGIVHNSLRPEIPTWCDPEWKALMSSCWDSDPATRPSFSEISQKLRNMAAAMNVK